The Candidatus Neomarinimicrobiota bacterium genome contains the following window.
AGCAATGGTTTCACCGAACCACTCACCAATTGGTTTACGTTCTCTTGTGCTAGTCATTTCCAATAATCTCCAAAGGTGCCGGTGCTTCTTTAGCCAGCTCTTCTGCAGACTTTAAGACTTCTTCCGCCGCCGGTAAGTCAGGCAGGGTTTTTACATTTTTGCGTCTCTTCTGCCTGGTCTTCTCTGGAACAAGGTGCCGCATGAGCTCTAGCTTGCCGAAGCAAAGCAAGCGGTCTTCAGGCTCCAATACTCGACTCGCCTTGGGATTTGGGATGACGGTGATGCCGCGGTAGAGTGTTAAAACATTAATATCCTTCTCTCTCAAGCCAGATTCGGTGATCGTTTTACCCACATACTCTGACCCTTTATGGATTATTAATTCTGTAACACCATATCCTTTGCTCACTGTTAATCGCTGGCGTATATCAAGATCTGGGAAGTTGACCTGAGCTGCAATATGGTCTATGATTGCACCTGCGATATCCAACTGGGTACATCCCTCTATTCCTTCTAAACCAGGAGACGAATTGACCTCCATGATCTGAGGTCCATCATTGCTTTCCAGTAAATCCACACCTGCTACTCGAAGTCCCATAATCTGGGCTGCACGTACTGCAGTTTCATGATATTCCTCATTGAGAACAACCTGCTCGGTGCGTCCACCTCGATGAACATTGCTGCGGAATTCCTGACCCTGCGCAACCCTGCGCATGGCTGCTACAACACGATTCCCAACAACAAATGCCCGAATATCTTTGCCCCTGCTCTCAGCAACAAACTTCTGGATCAACACATTCTGTTTTTGACTTTGGAGCATCTCAATGATTGCTTCTGCAGCGCTGATGGTCTCAGCTAAGAGTACACCAATACCTTGTGTTCCCTCCAACAATTTGATCACAACTGGAGCACCTCCAACGCGATGAATAGCTGGCAACACATCTTTTTTATCTTTGACAAAGGTCGTCTGGGGTATGCCTATGTGGTGACGACTCAAAACTTGCAAGCTTCTCAGTTTGTCCCGTGATGTGGCAATACCAGCCGAGGGATTGGCACAAAATACATCCATTTGTTCAAACTGTCGGACAACTGCTGTCCCAAAATAGGTAATTGAAGCACCTATCCTTGGGAGAACTGCATCATACGCGGACAGTTGCTTCTGACGGAAATATAGATCTGGATGCCCTTCCTCAAGATCGATGGCAAACTTAACCGTATTTAACACTTTGACAGTATGGCCTCTTTGAACTGCTGCCTCACGTAAACGACGTGTGCTATAGCAGCCTGGGCTGACAGATAGTATTCCTAATTTCATAATTATTCCTTATTCCTTCTTCTT
Protein-coding sequences here:
- a CDS encoding RimK family alpha-L-glutamate ligase, giving the protein MKLGILSVSPGCYSTRRLREAAVQRGHTVKVLNTVKFAIDLEEGHPDLYFRQKQLSAYDAVLPRIGASITYFGTAVVRQFEQMDVFCANPSAGIATSRDKLRSLQVLSRHHIGIPQTTFVKDKKDVLPAIHRVGGAPVVIKLLEGTQGIGVLLAETISAAEAIIEMLQSQKQNVLIQKFVAESRGKDIRAFVVGNRVVAAMRRVAQGQEFRSNVHRGGRTEQVVLNEEYHETAVRAAQIMGLRVAGVDLLESNDGPQIMEVNSSPGLEGIEGCTQLDIAGAIIDHIAAQVNFPDLDIRQRLTVSKGYGVTELIIHKGSEYVGKTITESGLREKDINVLTLYRGITVIPNPKASRVLEPEDRLLCFGKLELMRHLVPEKTRQKRRKNVKTLPDLPAAEEVLKSAEELAKEAPAPLEIIGND